Proteins from a single region of Dehalococcoidia bacterium:
- a CDS encoding CPBP family intramembrane metalloprotease produces the protein MNGVLLTQFIQTELNGIYLFLKRNKDEAIVISSATLFLSLNRYHPIWNEWFSALLYYAVLPVLTIVVCLRRNPLDFGLKRGDFKVWGYYAAIVCLIAAPILFATSFTPAFQKYYSIEHFSLINYSLVNCASLFASEFFFRGFLLFGLKEKLKEGSIFIQMIPFVLVHLGKPELETVSTILTGILFGYIAYRGKSVWPAFIIHLFINIFFVMSVNLL, from the coding sequence TTGAACGGAGTCTTATTGACACAATTTATCCAAACTGAGCTTAACGGCATCTACCTTTTCTTAAAAAGGAACAAGGATGAGGCCATTGTCATCAGTTCCGCCACGCTCTTCCTGTCTCTCAACAGGTATCATCCCATATGGAACGAATGGTTCAGCGCCCTTCTATACTATGCTGTTTTACCCGTCCTGACCATTGTGGTTTGTTTACGCAGAAATCCTTTGGATTTTGGGTTGAAACGGGGGGACTTTAAAGTTTGGGGCTATTATGCCGCCATAGTGTGTCTGATAGCAGCACCGATACTGTTTGCCACTTCATTCACCCCCGCTTTTCAAAAGTACTACAGCATAGAGCACTTCAGTCTCATCAATTACTCTCTGGTAAACTGCGCCAGCCTGTTTGCGTCAGAATTTTTCTTCCGCGGGTTTCTCTTGTTCGGTCTGAAAGAAAAACTGAAAGAGGGGAGCATTTTCATTCAGATGATTCCCTTTGTCCTGGTGCACCTGGGCAAGCCGGAACTGGAAACGGTGAGCACGATATTAACCGGCATATTGTTCGGGTATATCGCGTATCGAGGGAAGTCCGTCTGGCCGGCTTTTATCATCCACCTTTTCATTAACATCTTCTTTGTAATGTCCGTTAATCTCCTCTGA